The Ascaphus truei isolate aAscTru1 chromosome 3, aAscTru1.hap1, whole genome shotgun sequence genome includes a region encoding these proteins:
- the LOC142490059 gene encoding keratin, type II cytoskeletal cochleal-like: protein MSQSRQSISGISGKRSVGEVRTCNTGSFSTYSAGGGYGGARANFSSSSLSHSGGHVHQSSGSGKSGSGSLFNLGGHKRISISTSSGRAIGLSLGSGKEFGTGGGSFPICPPGGIQQVSVNHLLLQPVKIDIDPNIQKVRTEEREQIKCLNNKFASFIDKVRFLEQQNQILTTKWCFLQEQDQKLAAKRDNIKPMFEAHINNLHRQLDGLNNEKCRLDVELKNMQDVVEEFKAKYEEEINRKTAAENEFVIVKKGVDVLYMQKTELEAKEEALSDEINFLRTLYDAELAQIQEKLSETSVVLSMDNNRDLDLDGLIAEVKSQYEEIACRSRAEAEAAYANKFKQLKDTMGQHGDNLQSSKSEIQELGSMIKKLHLEIDCVKKQIASLQTDICRAEERGELALKDAGAKLGELEAALHKAKEDLACQLHEYQQLLNVKLALDIEIATYRTLLEGEESRMHGEIDNNVKISMFSSAGKYGSSGGGDYDCGTGSISIRGSGSSTAGGARSGKAASGGVHRYSTGASSSAHASSGKGY from the exons ATGAGTCAAAGCCGGCAATCAATCAGTGGGATATCTGGAAAAAGAAGTGTTGGAGAAGTCAGAACTTGCAACACTGGGAGCTTTAGCACCTACTCGGCTGGGGGAGGATATGGAGGAGCGAGGGCCAACTTCAGCTCTTCCTCCTTATCTCATTCTGGAGGACATGTCCACCAAAGCAGCGGAAGTGGAAAATCTGGCAGTGGTAGTCTTTTTAATTTAGGTGGACACAAAAGGATCTCCATCAGTACAAGCAGTGGGAGAGCAATAGGATTGAGTTTGGGTAGCGGTAAAGAATTTGGTACAGGAGGTGGAAGTTTTCCTATTTGTCCACCAGGAGGTATCCAACAGGTTTCAGTCAATCATTTACTCCTCCAACCAGTTAAAATAGATATTGACCCAAATATTCAGAAGGTACGAACTGAAGAAAGGGAGCAGATCAAATGCCTCAACAACAAATTTGCATCCTTTATTGACAAG GTTAGATTCCTCGAGCAACAAAATCAAATTCTGACCACAAAATGGTGTTTCTTGCAAGAACAAGATCAAAAACTGGCCGCCAAAAGAGACAATATCAAACCAATGTTTGAGGCACACATTAATAACCTTCATAGGCAGCTGGATGGTTTGAataatgaaaaatgcagactGGATGTGGAACTGAAGAACATGCAAGATGTGGTGGAGGAGTTCAAGGCTAA ATATGAAGAAGAGATCAATAGGAAGACAGCTGCTGAAAATGAGTTTGTGATCGTCAAAAAG GGTGTGGATGTTTTGTACATGCAAAAGACAGAGCTGGAGGCCAAAGAGGAGGCTTTGTCAGATGAGATCAACTTCTTGAGGACCCTGTATGATGCG GAACTGGCTCAGATTCAAGAGAAGCTCTCTGAGACCTCTGTTGTTCTGTCCATGGATAATAACCGGGATCTGGATTTGGATGGACTCATTGCAGAAGTAAAATCTCAGTATGAGGAAATTGCATGCAGGAGCAGAGCTGAGGCTGAGGCTGCTTATGCCAATAAG TTTAAGCAGCTGAAGGACACAATGGGGCAACATGGAGACAATTTGCAGAGCAGCAAGAGCGAGATTCAAGAGCTGGGCAGCATGATCAAGAAATTGCATTTGGAAATTGACTGTGTGAAGAAACAG ATTGCCAGTCTGCAGACAGACATTTGTCGTGCTGAGGAACGTGGGGAGCTTGCTCTGAAAGATGCCGGAGCAAAGCTGGGTGAACTTGAAGCTGCATTGCATAAGGCGAAAGAAGACTTGGCCTGTCAATTGCATGAATACCAGCAGCTGCTGAATGTCAAACTGGCGCTGGATATTGAGATTGCCACTTACAGAACCCTGCTGGAGGGAGAGGAAAGCAG GATGCACGGAGAAATTGATAACAATGTGAAAATAT CCATGTTCAGTAGTGCTGGAAAATATGGCAGTTCAGGGGGTGGAGATTATGACTGTGGAACAGGCTCCATTAGCATCAGAGGCAGCGGAagcagcactgcaggaggtgcTAGAAGTGGAAAAGCAGCGTCAGGAGGGGTTCACAGATACAGTACTGGGGCTTCTTCATCTGCACATGCTTCAAGCGGAAAGGGCTATTAG